A segment of the Streptomyces sp. L2 genome:
GGGGTGCCGTCGGGCAGCGCGGCGGTGTCGACGGCGAAGGCGTCCTCGTTGCGGTGGTGGCGCAGCCCGCGGTCGCTGACGGCGGCCGCCGAACCCGACTCCCGCTCCATGTGGTCGCGTTCCCGTGGCTGGGCGTGCCCGCAGTTCTCGCAGTACCCGTCGCTGTCAACCCGCCCGGCCCGACAGGCGACACACACCTGCGCCGAACCATCGCCGGCGGCGGCCTCAGCCGAACCGTCGCCGACCTCAGCCGAACCGTCGGCGCCACCGGCCTCCGCCGAGCCGGTCCCGCCGGCACCGGCGCCGGTCCCACCGGTACCCGCATCGGCTCCGCCTGCATCGGCGCCGGCACCCGGGACGGCCGCCCGGGGGTCCGGCGCCTGGAGCGGATAGTCGTCGGGCTGCGGCGCACGGTCGAAGCGGACGCCGGGGGCCGGGACTTGTTCCGGACCGGACTCGGACGCACCCGGCCCACCAGGCGCACCCGACGCACCCGGCGTGCCCGAGGCACCCGGCCCACCCGACGCAGGCTGCTCGTCCGGCCCGTCCGGCGCACCCGCCCCGCCGCGCGCACCCGGCGTGTCCGGTCCGTCCGAGGGCTCCCCGCCCCCGGCCGCCATCAGCGGCTGCCCGCTCAGCGGGGAGCCCCCCGAGTCCGTGCCCGGCAGGTCGGTGGGCAGGTGGACGGGCGGCTGGGCACCCGAGCCGGCCGGTCGGGCGGCGGGCCAGTCCACATCGCCACCCTCCCCGCCCACGGCAGCACCGCCCACGGCAGCACCGGCCATGCCGACACCAGCCACGCCCTCGCCTGCACCGGCCATGCCGACACCAGCCACGCCCTCGCCTGCACCGGCCATCCCGGCACCGGCCGCGCCTGCACCGGCCATGCCGACACCAGCCACGCCCTCGCCTGCACCGGCCATCCCGGCACCGGCCGCGCCTGCACCGGCCGCGCCGGCACCGGCCATGCCGACACCAGCCACGCCCTCGCCTGCACCGGCCATCCCGGCACCAACCACGCCGGCACCGGCCGCGCCTGCACCGGCCATCCCGGCACCAACCACGCCGGCACCGGCCGCGCCTGCACCGGCCATCCCGGCACCAACCACGCCGGCACCGGCCGCGCCTGCACCAGCCACGTCCTCACCGGCCACGCCGGACCCGACGGCCGTGGCCGCCCCGGTCAGCGGGCCCGTGCCTCTTCCCGTGGCCGACCCTCGCGCCGCCGCCGACGCGGTCATCGTCAGCGTCGGGTGGTCCCGCGGCGGCTGCGGTACGACGGACAGGTCGTACCCGCACGCGCCGCAGAACAGGTCACCCGGTTCGAGCGGTTCCGCGCAGCTCGGGCACTTGGCCAGTGCGGCCTGCTGGGGCATCTGCGACATCGACTACACCCACGTCCGGGGGCGGTAACGGTTCGCCCGTTCCACCAGTTCGATCCTCTCCTCGCCGCCGGGCGCCAGCCGGGCCAGCGTGCGGTAGGCGCGCTCCAGGCCGAAGCGGAGGCCCCGCTCGTCCAGGCCGCTGCCGAGCAGTACCCGCCCACCGGTGGCCGGCCTGGCGCCCTCACCCGTGGAGAGTATCCAGTCCAGCGCGCAGCCGAGCACCTCGGCCGACAACTGCTCGCGCCGGGCCGGGTCCAGGCCGTACGCCTTGAGCGCCTCGACCTGGCCGGCGGCGGCGGTCAGGTCGTCCAGGAACGGTACGTCACCCGCGGCGGCGGTGCGCTCGCGCAGCCGGGCGCGGACGGCCGCCACCCGGGCCGCCGTGTAGTGGATGGACGACTCCGGCACCGACTCCAGCGTCCCCACGGCCCCGGTCCGGTCGCCGCCCGCGAGCCGCACCCGGGCCAGCCCGAAGGCCGCGCTCACGAAGCTCGGGTCGGTCGCCCACACCAGGTGGTAGTACTCGGCGGCGTTGTCCAGCTGCCCCAGCACCTCCGCGCACAGGGCGAGGGCCAGCTTGGGCGCGGCCTCGCCGGGGAAGGCGTCGTAGACCGCGTCGAAGGCGAGCGCGGCTCCCTCGAAGTCACCCGTCACCAGGGCGGCCACGCCCCGGTACCACACCACCCGCCAGTCCTCGGGCTGTTCGTCCTCCAACTTCGCAAGGGACATCAGCGCGGCCTGGTGGTCGCCGCTCTCCAGCCGGGCCCGGACCTGGCGCAGCCGGGTCTCGACCGTGCGCACCGGCGCCGCGTCCAGCGCGGCCAGCAGCTCGGCCGGCTGGGACGCCATCAGGCCGCCCAGGAAACCGGCGTTGGGGTCGCCCGGGTCGACCAGCGGGACGGGCAGGGCGAGCGCGGCGGCCGGCACGTCGACGGGTCTGACGAGGGACGCCGGAGGCAGTGCAGCCGGGGCGGGGGCGGCGCCGCGCGCGGTCGGCCGGGCGCCGAGCCGGGACACGTCACCGGCGGCCGACGGGAACAACACCGTGTCGGGCACCCGGACCTCGGGCCCGAACAGCGTCGACAGCGCGGGCCGCGCCTGCCCGCTCTGCAGCGAGACGACCTCCCGCAGTACCCCGGTCAGCTGCTCGGACATCTCCTGCGCGGAGGCGAACCGGCGGGCCGGGTCGGGGTCGGTGGCGCGGACCAGGAGCCGGTAGAACGACTCGTACCGGCGGAACACCTCGATGGTGTCCGGGTCGGGCAGGGAGTCCACGTAGACGTTCGTGTACCCCTGGAAGTCGAACGTGAGCACGGCGAGCGTACGGCCCACCGTGTACAGGTCGCTGGCAACCGAGGGGCCGACCTCGGCGACCTCCGGGCCCTGGTAGCCGACCGTGCCGTAGATCGCGGACTCGTCGTCGTCCATGCGGCGCACCGCGCCCATGTCGATCAGCTTCAGCTGGTCCTCGGTCTGGATGGCGTTGTCGACCTTGAAGTCGCAGTACAGCACGTTGCGGCTGTGCAGGTGGCCGAGCGCCTCCAGGGCCTCGATGCCGTACGCGCAGGCCTGCTCCACCGGCAGCGGGTCGCGGCGGCCGTCCGGGGTGCGGCGGGCGTTGGCGATCTCCTTCAGGGACTTGCCGCCCACGTACTCCATGACGATGTAGCCGTCGAGGGAGCCGGTGCGCTGGTCCAGGTGCTCCACGAAGTTGTAGATCCGCACGATGTTGGCGTGCTCGATCTCCGCGAGGAAGCGCCGCTCGGAGATCGCGGCGGCCATCGCGTCCTGGTCACCGGTGTCCAGCAGGCCCTTGAGCACCACCCACCGGTCCGACACGGCCCGGTCCACGGCGAGGTAGATCCAGCCGAGCCCGCCGTGCGCGAGGCAGCCCGCGACCTCGTACTGGCCGTGCACGATGTCCCCGGCCTTCAGCTTCGGCACGAACGAGTACGGGTGCCCGCACTTGGTGCAGAACCCCTCCGTGCGCCCCGGCCGCTCCCCGCGGGCCCGCCCCACCGGCGCCCCGCAGTCCGAGCGCGAGCAGAACCGCTTGCGCTCGGGCACCTCCGGGTGGTCCAGCACCATCGCGCGCGGGTCGGGCCGCGGAACCTGCGGCACGCTCACCAGACCGGCGCCGAGCCGCCCCCGCGTGGAGGTGCCGGACGCCGAACCGGAGCTGCGCACCGACACCGAGCGGCCGGTCGACGTGCCGGACAGCGACCGCGACAGCCGCCCCGACACCGAGCGCCGCGACTTCGACGACTGCGAGGACGTACGGGAGCTGCGCGCGCTGGAGCGCGAACCACTGCCCCGCGAGGAGCCCTTGGTCACGCCGGTGGGCGGCGAGCCGACCATGCCGCTCGTGGAGACCACCGGGGCGAGCCCGCACGTGTCGCAGTACAGCTCGCCGCCGCCCACGTCCTCGTACGACCCCTCGCAGCCCGGCCGCTGGCAGTTCTGCCCCGCCTGACTCATGACCGCTCCCCCCTGTCGTCCTCCGGCACGCGCGGGGTGCCAAGCAGTTCCTGGGCCGCCCGCTGGTAGCGCAGCACGGCCTGTCCGGCGACGCGCAGGTCGCAGGGCGCGCTCCACAGCATGCGCCGGGCCGTGTCGTACCGCTCGACGAGCAGCGGGTCCTCGGCGTACCCGAGGCGGGCCACCTTCGCCTTGTACGCGTCGAGCCGGCCGCGCAGCTCCGCCCGGACCGCGAGCGGCGCCGTGACCGCCGTCAACGACTCGCGGGCCCGCAGCAGTTCGTCCTCCGCCTGCTGCTCCAGGGCCTCCAGCAGCGGGGAGAGCCGGTGCCACTGGGCCTTCCTGCGGTACTCGGCGGCCGCCGCCAGCCGCTCCTGCAGCACGGTCGGCGGCCCGCTGACCACCGGCACCTCCGTCGCCGCGATCTTGGCGAGCACCTCGCCGCGCGCGGTGCGGGCCTCGGCGAGGGTGCGGTCCGCGCGGGACAGCACGTCCCGCAGCCGGATCAGCCGCGCCTCCGCGTCCTGCCGGACCGTCAGCACGGCCTCGATCTCGCGGCGCACGTCCTCCAGGGCGCGCGCCTCGCGGTCGTACACCGTGGTGTCCGGGCGGCCGCCGCCGGGCGCCGAACTGCCCTCGGCCGGCACCCAGAAGGCGAGCGGGTCGGACACCACGTCCTCGCGCAGCGCGGTCAGCGTCCGGGTGATGCGCTCCAGGTCGTCGCCCGCCGGGTGCTCGCCGGGGCGCACGCCCACCGAGTGCGCGAGCCGGCGGGTGCGCTGCAGTTCGGCGGCGAGCAGATCGATCCGGGCGGGCAGCGCCGACCACACCGCGTCGGCGGCGACGACCAGGTCCAGCGACGTCGCGTACAGCTCGTTCATCCGGTCCACCAGCCCGGTCAGCGAGTAGCTCTCGCTGAGCCGCCCGGCGCCGGGCACGGCGACGGTCTCGCCGCGCAGCAGCCCGGTCAGCTCCACCAGGTCGTCCCGGCTGGACCAGCGGCGCCGGGAGCGGATCTCCCGGGCGGAGCGCAGCGCGGCCGCGTACGCGTCGAAGCAGGACCACAGCAGCGTGATCGACGCGTCCGCGGCGGCCCAGCGCTCCTGGGTGACGCCGGTCAGCGCGGCGCCCTCCAGGAGCCTGCGGCCCGCGTGGTCCTGGAGGGCGAGCAGCGACGTCTCGATCGCCTCGTGCTCGGCGCCGAGCCGCGCCAGCGCACGGTCCACCTCGTCCCGGTCCATCACCGGCCCGGCGGGGTCCGTGACGCCCATCGATCACCTCTCGCTGCTGTGTGGCGGGCCTGGTGCGGCCCCGGTCGGTCGGCCTCGGGGTTCAGCTCGTGCGCAGGTACCGCGGCGCGGGTGGCTCGGACGGTCCCGAGTCACTCCCCAGTGTCGCCGACAGCCATGTGTCGTAGGACTTCTGCCAGCCGTTCGCCCGGTAGTCCACCAGGACGCGGTTGACCCGGCGTACCAGATCGGAGGCGTCCTTCTTCATCGCCACGCCGTAGTACTCGGTGGTGAACGGGGTGCCCTTCAGCTCGACCGTCGGGTCCTGGGCGGCCTGGCTCGCCGCGAGCGCGCCGTCGGTGACGACCGCGTCGACCTCGCCGAGCTGGAGCCGGACCAGGCAGTCCAGCTGGTTGGGCACGGTGGTGGACAGGTCCGTGGACGCGGGCAGCCGGCCGGACTCGCGGTCGGCGTCGAGCTTGGCGAGCGCGGTCGAACCGGCCGCAGTGCAGACCTTCTTGTGCGCGAGGGAGCCGTCGTAGCCGGTGATGGACGACGACTTGGGCGCCAGCACCTGCTGCCCGGTCTTGAAGTAGGGCGCGGAGAACGCGACCTGGTTCAGCCGGTCGCAGGTGATGGTCATCGTGCGCACCACCATGTCGACCCGGCCGTTCTGGATCGCGGGGATGCGCTGGCTGGTCGGTATCGCCTTGAACTGCACCGCGTCCGGGTCGCCGAGTATGTCCGCGGCGATCCGGTGCACGAGGTCGATGTCGAAGCCCTCCAGCTCCGCGCCCTCGGTGTTCGGGTTGCGGTAGCCCCAGCGGTAGCTGTTCTGGTCGATGCCGACGACGAGTTTGCGCTTGGCGCCGGTACGGGCCTTGATGGCGTCGATCGTGGGCCCGTCCGCGCCGGACGGCGCCAGCGTCTGGTTCTGCGCCTGGTCCTCCCGGCAGTCGCCGGCGCGTGCCTGCCGGCCGTTCGCCACACCCGGCCCGGCCGTCGCCTCCGCGTCCGGGGGCGAGGACTGGGTGCGGGGGAGCAGCAGGACGAACGCCAGCGCGAGCGCGCACAGCACCGCCATGGCGCCGACCCCGCCCCAGCCCCGCAGGGAGGCCCGTGTACGTGCCGCGTACATCGTCATGCCCCCTGTCACCGGTACTCCGAAAGCCTGCGCCCGATGCCGGCCACCGCGCCGGCCGCGCCGAGCACTCCCAGCACGGCCGCGCCGATCGGCAGCCCGGTCATCGCGTTCCGCCCGTCACCGGCCGCCTGCTGGAACTCGGCCTGCTCGTGGTCGATGGCCCCGGCGAGGTTCTTGTCGACGCTGTCGAAGCACGCGCCGGTAGCGTCCTTGCCGCCGATCACCTTGTCCAGCGCCTGCTGGTAGTTGCCGTTCTCGTCGTCCGCGCGGGCGGCGGCGTGCCGCTGCTTCCACACCGTCATGTTGCCCTGGGCGGCCCGCACCGGCCGGGTGCCGGCCGTGTCGTCGGCGAGCTTCCCGGCCGCGGTGAGGCCCTTGCCGAGGACGGCCATGTCCTGGTCGAAGTCGTAGTAGTAGGCGTCGTACGTCCTGCCGTCGACCGTGACGGTCTCGGCGCCGCGCGAGACCAGGCTCAGGTTCTCGTTGCCGCGCGCCTTCAGGGAGGCGATGCGGGCGTCGTGCAGGACGTTCAGGGAGCGGATCCCGTGGTCGTAGGAGCCGTCCAGCTCGGCGCGCGCCACCGCGTGGCCGATCACCAGCCACAGCAGGGCCACCGCGGTGGCGCCGGAGGCGGCCACCAGACCGTGGTTGAGGACGCGGTTGGTGCGCCGGTAGGTGCGGTGCTGGGCCCAGCCGAGCGCGGCCAGGGCGAGCACGCCGAGCGCGATCGCCGCCCACGGGTACGGCGTCGCGTTCCCGTAGTCGGCGTCCAGGCGCTGGTTCTCCTTGGTGTAGAGGTCCTCGGCGGCCGGGAGCATGTCCTTCTGCATCTTCTCGTTCGCGTACCGCAGGTAGGCGCCGCCGACCGGATAGCCCTGGCGGTTGTACGTCCGGGCGCGCTCGATCAGGCCCTTGTACTCCGGCAGCAGCTTGTTCAGCCGGGCGATGGTCGCCTCGGAGGACGAGCCCGGCTCGGCGTTGGCGGCGGCCGTGACCAGTCCCGAGGCGGCCGTACGGATGTCCTTCTCGTAGCGGTCGCGGGAGGCCGCCGTCTCCTGGCCGCCCGCCAGGAACCCGCTGGACGCGGCCGTGTTGGCGTCGGCCAGCGAGCGGTAGATGGCGGCGGAGCCGGAGCTGAGCGGCTGGCTGCGGTGCAGCACGTCGTCGGCGGCGGCCGCCCGCTCCGAGGTCTGCCACGCGGTGACCGCGCCAAACGCGACGACCAGCAGGGCGAGTACGGCACCGATGACGCGCAGCCGGCCCGGCTCGGTCGTCACGGCCGCCCGCAGCCGCTCGGCGCCCTCGGCGAGGGCGGTACGGCGGGCGGGCGGCGCGCCGGGCAGCGGGCCAAGGGCCCCGGCGGAGGCGGGCGGTGCGGGCTGGGGAGGGACGGCGGGCAGGGCGGGACCCGCCACTGGTGGCGCCGCGCTGTTCTTCGGCGGGTGTGTCACTCGACCTCCCCCTGGTCATCCGGTCGCCGCACAGTATCGCCCCCCGACGGGCATGCTGCACGGGCCTCAGGCGGAGGGGGCGTTTTCTCTCCGGCGCCCTCGCCCATGGAAACGCGGTGGGGACGCACCCGGTTCCCAGGGGCCGTGGTTCGGCTGCGGCGCCGTCGGGGCTGGTCGCGCCCACGCGGCGGAGCAGCACAGTGATACAGCCCCGCGCCCCTTTCGGGGCACTTGTCCCGGCGAGTTACCCAGTTCTCCCGGTCTCCCAGTAGGCCCTCGCCCGCCGCTGGGCCCCCGTCCCGGCCCCCAGCCGGTCAAGGCCCAGCAGGGCGGCGCCCAGCACCGGGCGGGCCGTGACGACCCGGACGTCCGCCTTCGGGGCCCAGCCGGCCAGCCGTTCCCGGATGCCGTCGTCCAGCTGGGCGTGACCCGCCGTCAGGACACTGCCCCCCAGCAGCACCGGGGTCTCCTCGTCCAGCAGGTCCAGCCGGGTCAGGGCCACCGTGGCCATGGTGGCCACCTCCTCGGCGAGCCGGCCCACGACCGAACGGGCCACCGGGTCGCCCTGCGCGGCCGTCTCGAACAGCACCGGCGTCAGCTCGTGCCGCCGCGCGTGCTCCACCTCCTCCAGGTGCAGGGCCTCGATCAGCGCGTACATCGTCGGCAGCCCGAAGTGCGCGGGCAGGGTGCGGGCCAGCGCGGTCGGCTCGCCCCGCCCGTCCTCCGCGCGCGCGGCGTGCCACAGCGCCTCCTCGGCCAGCCCCCAGCCGCCGCCCCAGTCCCCGGAGATGCGGCCCAGCGCCGGGAAGCGGGCGGTGCGGCCGTCGGGGCGCATGCCCACGCAGTTGATGCCGGCCCCGCACACCACGGCCACGCCCCGGGGCTCGGCGACGCCCGCGCGGAGGATCGCGAACGTGTCGTTGCGGACCTCCACCGACGTGCCCCACGCGCGCGCGTGCAGGGCGGCCGCCAACTGCTCCTCCTCCACCGGCAGATCGGCGTTGGCGAGGCACGCGGACAGGACATCGACCCCGGTGACGCCCGCCT
Coding sequences within it:
- a CDS encoding serine/threonine-protein kinase gives rise to the protein MSQAGQNCQRPGCEGSYEDVGGGELYCDTCGLAPVVSTSGMVGSPPTGVTKGSSRGSGSRSSARSSRTSSQSSKSRRSVSGRLSRSLSGTSTGRSVSVRSSGSASGTSTRGRLGAGLVSVPQVPRPDPRAMVLDHPEVPERKRFCSRSDCGAPVGRARGERPGRTEGFCTKCGHPYSFVPKLKAGDIVHGQYEVAGCLAHGGLGWIYLAVDRAVSDRWVVLKGLLDTGDQDAMAAAISERRFLAEIEHANIVRIYNFVEHLDQRTGSLDGYIVMEYVGGKSLKEIANARRTPDGRRDPLPVEQACAYGIEALEALGHLHSRNVLYCDFKVDNAIQTEDQLKLIDMGAVRRMDDDESAIYGTVGYQGPEVAEVGPSVASDLYTVGRTLAVLTFDFQGYTNVYVDSLPDPDTIEVFRRYESFYRLLVRATDPDPARRFASAQEMSEQLTGVLREVVSLQSGQARPALSTLFGPEVRVPDTVLFPSAAGDVSRLGARPTARGAAPAPAALPPASLVRPVDVPAAALALPVPLVDPGDPNAGFLGGLMASQPAELLAALDAAPVRTVETRLRQVRARLESGDHQAALMSLAKLEDEQPEDWRVVWYRGVAALVTGDFEGAALAFDAVYDAFPGEAAPKLALALCAEVLGQLDNAAEYYHLVWATDPSFVSAAFGLARVRLAGGDRTGAVGTLESVPESSIHYTAARVAAVRARLRERTAAAGDVPFLDDLTAAAGQVEALKAYGLDPARREQLSAEVLGCALDWILSTGEGARPATGGRVLLGSGLDERGLRFGLERAYRTLARLAPGGEERIELVERANRYRPRTWV
- a CDS encoding BadF/BadG/BcrA/BcrD ATPase family protein, which translates into the protein MGLTATDTARVLAIDAGNSKTDVAVVGADGEVLATARGGGFRPPTVGVAAALDALAEPVGRAFGEAGVTGVDVLSACLANADLPVEEEQLAAALHARAWGTSVEVRNDTFAILRAGVAEPRGVAVVCGAGINCVGMRPDGRTARFPALGRISGDWGGGWGLAEEALWHAARAEDGRGEPTALARTLPAHFGLPTMYALIEALHLEEVEHARRHELTPVLFETAAQGDPVARSVVGRLAEEVATMATVALTRLDLLDEETPVLLGGSVLTAGHAQLDDGIRERLAGWAPKADVRVVTARPVLGAALLGLDRLGAGTGAQRRARAYWETGRTG
- a CDS encoding PP2C family serine/threonine-protein phosphatase, with translation MAGAAVGGAAVGGEGGDVDWPAARPAGSGAQPPVHLPTDLPGTDSGGSPLSGQPLMAAGGGEPSDGPDTPGARGGAGAPDGPDEQPASGGPGASGTPGASGAPGGPGASESGPEQVPAPGVRFDRAPQPDDYPLQAPDPRAAVPGAGADAGGADAGTGGTGAGAGGTGSAEAGGADGSAEVGDGSAEAAAGDGSAQVCVACRAGRVDSDGYCENCGHAQPRERDHMERESGSAAAVSDRGLRHHRNEDAFAVDTAALPDGTPAVLAIVCDGVSSATRPDEASLAASRAAGETLLAALPRGTHPQAAMHEAIIAASQAVNALAGEPDTAREHTPHQNAPACTIVGAVVAAGLLVVGWVGDSRAYWVPDDRGTPAARLTEDDSWAAQMVAAGLMSEAEAYADERAHAITGWLGADAYELEPHTASFKPDRPGVVVVCTDGLWNYAETAGEMADVVPPDAAERPLHSARVLVGHALDGGGHDNVTVAVLPFPAPPHGAGSA
- a CDS encoding glutamate ABC transporter substrate-binding protein, which codes for MYAARTRASLRGWGGVGAMAVLCALALAFVLLLPRTQSSPPDAEATAGPGVANGRQARAGDCREDQAQNQTLAPSGADGPTIDAIKARTGAKRKLVVGIDQNSYRWGYRNPNTEGAELEGFDIDLVHRIAADILGDPDAVQFKAIPTSQRIPAIQNGRVDMVVRTMTITCDRLNQVAFSAPYFKTGQQVLAPKSSSITGYDGSLAHKKVCTAAGSTALAKLDADRESGRLPASTDLSTTVPNQLDCLVRLQLGEVDAVVTDGALAASQAAQDPTVELKGTPFTTEYYGVAMKKDASDLVRRVNRVLVDYRANGWQKSYDTWLSATLGSDSGPSEPPAPRYLRTS